A genomic stretch from uncultured Cohaesibacter sp. includes:
- a CDS encoding TRAP transporter substrate-binding protein: MNIIKRTILAGVGLAASLTAMPAFAETQLVLSSWLPPRHQLVVGAIKPWAKQVEEVTEGRVTIRVLAKPLGAPPAHYDMARDGVADITYGLHSFVNDGRFLRSRVGQFSFLGNDAVSVSKNFWTVYTEELDAAAEHEGTHILGLFTHGPGALLSKDRHFEAASDFSGFKVRTPGGYPADLLKGMGATTLFMSSGEVYEKLTRGVIDGVCMPLDSLLAFKLEKHLTDVMTVSGGLYNTSWFLVMNQAKWDGISPEDQKAIMSVSGLAFSELAGKAWDEKDTEGFEAAAEAGINVYPANEAVLDHLLSVATPLEEAWVEAVKAQGFDAADALAKMQTAKPSK, translated from the coding sequence ATGAACATCATTAAGCGCACTATTCTTGCTGGAGTAGGTCTTGCCGCCTCTTTGACAGCCATGCCCGCTTTTGCTGAAACGCAGCTCGTCCTGTCAAGCTGGCTGCCGCCGCGCCATCAGCTTGTCGTAGGGGCGATCAAGCCTTGGGCAAAACAGGTAGAAGAGGTCACCGAAGGCCGTGTCACCATTCGTGTGTTGGCAAAACCGCTCGGCGCACCGCCCGCGCATTACGATATGGCTCGTGATGGCGTCGCTGATATCACCTATGGTCTGCACAGCTTCGTAAACGATGGTCGCTTCTTGCGGTCGCGCGTAGGTCAGTTTTCTTTCCTTGGAAATGATGCGGTGAGCGTATCAAAAAATTTCTGGACCGTTTACACCGAAGAACTCGATGCCGCCGCCGAACATGAAGGCACGCATATCCTTGGTCTTTTCACCCACGGCCCGGGCGCTCTTTTGTCCAAAGACAGGCATTTTGAGGCAGCGAGCGATTTTTCCGGCTTCAAAGTGCGTACACCGGGTGGCTATCCTGCAGATCTGCTAAAGGGTATGGGCGCCACAACGTTGTTTATGTCTTCCGGCGAGGTTTATGAAAAGCTGACGCGCGGAGTGATCGACGGTGTTTGCATGCCACTGGACTCGCTTCTGGCCTTCAAGCTCGAAAAACATCTCACTGATGTGATGACCGTTAGTGGCGGGCTTTACAATACCTCTTGGTTCCTTGTCATGAACCAAGCCAAATGGGACGGCATTTCCCCGGAAGATCAGAAGGCAATCATGTCCGTTTCCGGTCTGGCCTTCTCGGAATTGGCCGGCAAGGCATGGGATGAAAAAGATACAGAGGGCTTCGAAGCCGCTGCCGAGGCCGGGATCAATGTCTATCCGGCGAATGAAGCGGTGCTTGATCATCTCCTGTCTGTTGCGACCCCGCTAGAAGAGGCATGGGTTGAAGCGGTCAAGGCACAAGGGTTTGACGCAGCAGACGCATTGGCCAAGATGCAGACTGCGAAACCTTCCAAATAG
- a CDS encoding FAD-dependent monooxygenase produces the protein MQFHLNGFKPGNYQIPDAARKPYPNPPVEDLPAQVDVLIVGTGPAGLTMARQMSEFADITACIVDKEPGPLLFGRADGISSRTMEIMEAFNSSEMVVKETYQLKQNTFWEPDPDNPQNIKLTHKIPDARAGLSEFTHGIVNQARLHELLLDGMENSITALRPHYCRELVELEIDDSLTQDLDAYPITATFKRTDKEGNEAEEIVKARFVVGTDGARSRVRKALDIPLQGESANKTWGVMDLLLNTDFPYIRVKSFLQSHDHGAVMTIPREGGYLCRFYVELDLLDKDKRVADIKLTEQDLIAKAQKVFHPYKLDVKEVAWWSIYEVGQRIAERFDNRPSGSSDDIIPRAFVAGDACHTHSPKGGWGLNTSLPDTFNLGWKLVAVLQGRSDPKLLSTYATERRKVAQQLIDADRELSKLVATRPVAGDASEQAKIDTAKIEAFMKRQSGFVAGTSIEYYPSYICTGQENQELATGFKIGQRFHSAEATRVADGRSQHLGHLVKADGRWRLFVFGDAQSPTDPTSASARLVDFLANDNNSPVKKYTPKGADIDAVIDTYAVFQQQDLSMHDLQDYLWPAKGKYGLRDYEKVFQTDIDKDIYEMRGIDRSKGCVVVVRPDQHIATILPLDAHEQLSEFFGVFMLDQR, from the coding sequence ATGCAATTTCATCTAAATGGGTTTAAACCTGGCAATTACCAAATACCGGATGCTGCAAGGAAACCATATCCAAATCCTCCGGTCGAAGACCTGCCGGCTCAAGTCGACGTGCTGATCGTGGGGACAGGTCCAGCCGGTTTGACCATGGCGCGTCAGATGAGCGAGTTTGCTGACATTACAGCTTGTATTGTCGACAAAGAGCCGGGTCCGCTTCTGTTTGGACGTGCCGATGGCATTTCTTCGCGCACCATGGAAATTATGGAAGCGTTTAACAGCAGCGAAATGGTCGTGAAAGAAACCTATCAGCTGAAGCAAAACACATTTTGGGAACCGGATCCGGACAATCCTCAAAATATCAAGCTGACCCATAAAATCCCTGACGCAAGAGCCGGACTTTCCGAGTTTACTCACGGGATCGTCAATCAGGCGCGCCTTCATGAGCTCTTGCTGGATGGAATGGAAAACTCGATCACTGCTCTGCGCCCCCATTATTGCCGCGAGCTGGTTGAATTGGAGATAGACGACAGCCTGACACAGGATCTGGATGCTTACCCGATTACGGCCACATTCAAGCGCACCGATAAAGAAGGCAACGAAGCCGAGGAGATCGTCAAGGCCCGTTTTGTCGTTGGAACCGATGGCGCGCGAAGCCGCGTACGCAAAGCATTGGATATTCCGCTTCAGGGAGAATCTGCCAACAAGACCTGGGGCGTCATGGACCTGCTTCTCAATACGGATTTTCCCTATATCCGTGTGAAGAGTTTCCTTCAATCCCACGATCACGGGGCCGTCATGACAATCCCACGGGAAGGCGGATATCTCTGCCGGTTTTATGTGGAATTGGATCTGCTCGATAAAGACAAACGCGTGGCGGATATCAAACTGACCGAGCAAGATCTGATCGCCAAGGCACAGAAGGTGTTCCACCCATATAAGCTCGATGTAAAAGAAGTAGCCTGGTGGTCAATCTATGAGGTTGGGCAACGCATTGCAGAACGCTTTGACAACCGGCCAAGTGGCAGCTCCGATGATATTATTCCCCGTGCGTTTGTGGCCGGCGATGCTTGCCATACTCATAGCCCGAAGGGCGGATGGGGGTTGAACACATCCCTGCCGGATACGTTCAATCTTGGATGGAAATTGGTCGCGGTTCTGCAAGGGCGCAGCGATCCCAAACTTTTGAGCACCTATGCAACGGAACGCCGCAAGGTTGCACAGCAGCTGATTGACGCTGATCGCGAGCTGTCAAAACTGGTTGCCACTCGCCCTGTGGCCGGTGATGCATCCGAGCAAGCCAAGATTGACACCGCCAAGATTGAAGCTTTCATGAAGCGGCAAAGCGGTTTCGTGGCGGGGACGTCGATCGAATATTACCCCTCCTACATTTGCACAGGTCAAGAAAATCAGGAGCTGGCCACTGGCTTTAAAATCGGTCAGCGGTTCCATTCCGCCGAAGCAACACGCGTGGCGGATGGCCGAAGCCAACATCTGGGGCATCTGGTGAAAGCGGACGGTCGCTGGCGCCTGTTTGTGTTTGGTGATGCGCAATCGCCTACGGATCCAACTTCGGCGTCGGCCCGTTTGGTTGATTTTCTTGCCAATGATAACAACTCTCCGGTGAAAAAATACACGCCGAAAGGGGCTGACATAGACGCGGTTATCGACACCTATGCCGTTTTCCAACAGCAGGATTTGTCCATGCATGACCTGCAGGACTATCTGTGGCCAGCAAAGGGCAAATACGGGTTGCGGGATTACGAGAAAGTGTTCCAGACCGACATCGACAAGGACATCTACGAGATGCGCGGCATTGATCGGTCCAAGGGCTGTGTTGTGGTGGTCAGACCGGACCAGCATATTGCTACGATCCTGCCACTCGACGCCCATGAACAACTCAGCGAATTCTTTGGTGTGTTCATGCTCGATCAGCGCTGA
- the hpaD gene encoding 3,4-dihydroxyphenylacetate 2,3-dioxygenase: protein MGEIVLAAKATHVPTMVMSEQDGTLKGCRQAAIDGHAEIGRRAREAGADTFVVLDTHWLVNAAYHINANHRFKGLFTSHEFPQFIKDLPYEYEGNAVLGDLIAETARADDVYTLSHQVDSLDLEYGTLVPMRYMNADAALKVVSVAAMCTVHSLESSRKLGLAIRKAIEKSDAKVALIASGSLSHQIWPNDIYAENNGTFTISSKFNEVVDRRVLEMWQNGENELFLDMLPDYARYCDGEGDMHDTIMLFGALGWKDYKGKGEVITDYFPSSGTGQTNVVFSLD, encoded by the coding sequence ATGGGTGAAATCGTATTGGCCGCCAAGGCCACACATGTGCCAACTATGGTTATGTCCGAACAGGATGGCACCCTGAAAGGCTGCCGTCAGGCCGCCATTGATGGGCACGCAGAGATAGGCCGTCGTGCACGCGAAGCCGGAGCGGATACATTTGTCGTGCTCGATACGCATTGGCTGGTCAATGCCGCCTATCACATCAATGCCAATCATCGGTTCAAGGGCCTGTTCACCTCACACGAATTCCCTCAATTCATCAAGGACCTGCCTTATGAATATGAAGGAAACGCGGTTCTCGGAGATCTGATCGCGGAAACAGCGCGGGCAGATGATGTCTACACATTGAGCCATCAGGTGGATAGTCTGGACCTTGAATATGGCACGTTGGTGCCCATGCGTTACATGAATGCGGACGCCGCTCTGAAAGTCGTCTCTGTCGCTGCCATGTGCACCGTCCATAGTCTGGAGAGTTCCAGAAAGTTGGGGCTCGCCATTCGTAAGGCGATTGAAAAGTCAGATGCAAAAGTTGCCTTGATCGCCTCCGGCTCTCTCAGCCATCAGATCTGGCCAAATGATATCTACGCAGAGAATAACGGCACTTTCACCATTTCCTCGAAATTCAATGAAGTGGTGGATCGTCGTGTTCTTGAGATGTGGCAGAATGGAGAGAATGAGCTCTTCCTCGATATGCTGCCCGACTATGCGAGATATTGTGACGGTGAGGGCGATATGCACGACACCATCATGCTGTTCGGCGCGCTTGGCTGGAAAGATTACAAGGGCAAGGGTGAGGTGATCACCGACTATTTCCCATCATCCGGCACCGGCCAAACCAATGTCGTTTTTTCTCTCGACTGA
- a CDS encoding TRAP transporter large permease: MTEPLIATALLLALAMFRVPIAIAMIVVGTVGFALLRGIDASLIMMSTTAFDTVFSYSLSVISLFIFMGNLLAYSGVAAGLFSATQRLVRRLPGGLAMAAVLSCGGFSAVSGSSLATAATMSKVAMPSLRKFGYADSLSSGAIAAGGTLGILIPPSVILIIYGILTESDIGLLFLAGIIPGIIGLVGYVLAVWVAVKLNPSLAPKSYEIDDHPVEGLYGVILSVALFAFIMIGIYGGFFTPIEAAGMGSGMALLMVVATGHAKVKEVWRALMDTAESTAMIFLVIIGAEIFSNYINLAGLPDELAYFIESLEVNAWIIMAMIIIIYLLLGTVLESLSMILLTVPIFYPLMYQLDFGMEILSDTEFALIWFGIIVVVVTEISLITPPIGMNVFVLKATLPDVSLKTIFKGILPFWIADILRLLLLIFFPVLSLLLVAG, from the coding sequence ATGACCGAACCTCTCATTGCAACGGCTCTGCTGTTGGCGCTTGCCATGTTTCGTGTGCCGATCGCAATCGCCATGATTGTTGTTGGTACCGTTGGATTTGCGCTTTTGCGCGGTATCGATGCTTCTCTGATCATGATGTCGACGACCGCATTCGATACTGTCTTTTCCTATTCTCTTTCGGTTATTTCACTGTTTATTTTTATGGGTAACCTGCTTGCTTATTCCGGCGTCGCTGCGGGATTATTCTCGGCAACTCAGCGTCTTGTGCGTCGCCTGCCGGGCGGGCTGGCAATGGCTGCGGTTTTGTCCTGCGGCGGCTTCTCAGCTGTATCTGGATCTTCGCTCGCAACAGCTGCGACTATGTCCAAGGTGGCCATGCCATCCTTGCGCAAGTTCGGTTACGCCGACAGCTTGTCATCTGGGGCCATCGCGGCAGGTGGAACACTGGGTATTCTTATCCCGCCTTCGGTTATTCTGATCATTTACGGCATTTTGACCGAGAGCGATATCGGTCTGCTCTTTCTGGCTGGCATCATCCCCGGGATCATAGGTTTGGTGGGCTATGTTCTGGCTGTTTGGGTCGCTGTCAAGCTGAACCCATCACTTGCCCCTAAATCCTATGAAATCGACGATCATCCGGTTGAAGGCCTCTATGGAGTGATCCTGTCTGTTGCTCTGTTCGCCTTTATCATGATCGGTATCTATGGCGGATTCTTTACGCCGATTGAAGCCGCTGGCATGGGGTCTGGTATGGCGCTGCTCATGGTCGTTGCAACCGGTCATGCCAAGGTTAAGGAAGTCTGGCGCGCGTTGATGGATACGGCCGAAAGCACAGCCATGATCTTTCTTGTCATCATTGGCGCCGAGATTTTCTCAAACTATATCAACCTTGCCGGATTGCCCGATGAACTGGCCTATTTTATTGAATCTCTTGAGGTCAATGCATGGATCATTATGGCGATGATCATCATCATCTATCTGCTTCTTGGCACTGTGCTGGAAAGCCTTTCCATGATCCTTCTGACCGTTCCGATCTTCTATCCGCTGATGTATCAGCTGGACTTCGGCATGGAGATTTTGTCCGACACTGAATTTGCCTTGATCTGGTTTGGCATCATTGTGGTCGTTGTCACCGAGATTTCTCTGATCACGCCCCCCATTGGCATGAATGTTTTTGTTCTCAAGGCGACATTGCCAGATGTTTCTCTGAAGACCATTTTCAAGGGCATCCTGCCGTTCTGGATTGCCGACATTCTGCGGCTTCTGCTGCTGATTTTCTTTCCCGTTCTTTCGTTGTTGCTGGTTGCCGGTTAG
- a CDS encoding TRAP transporter small permease subunit, translating into MMAAHRKHSKPLKGLRFIIVRVLPAMAAAFLLTLVAVTVIDVIGRYFFDAPLPGAFELTQILLADLVLAALPMTTFKDSHVEVDLLSHFWSSETYLRIGRFGAAVTAMVFFVLSWNVGAHGMKLFEDGAVTNDLSLPVWPAALLGAITYLVSGLIVLVPMRKRQEF; encoded by the coding sequence ATGATGGCCGCACACCGAAAGCACTCAAAGCCCCTCAAAGGGCTTCGCTTCATCATTGTCCGCGTCTTGCCCGCTATGGCTGCGGCTTTCCTGCTCACTCTGGTTGCAGTAACCGTGATTGATGTCATCGGACGCTACTTCTTTGACGCCCCGTTACCCGGCGCATTTGAATTGACTCAAATTCTGCTTGCCGATCTGGTGTTGGCCGCTCTGCCCATGACGACTTTCAAGGACAGTCATGTGGAAGTCGATCTGCTCAGTCATTTCTGGAGTTCCGAGACATATTTGCGCATAGGGCGCTTTGGGGCTGCGGTTACGGCGATGGTGTTTTTTGTTCTCAGCTGGAATGTGGGGGCACACGGGATGAAATTGTTTGAAGACGGCGCGGTTACCAATGATCTTTCGCTGCCAGTATGGCCTGCCGCTTTACTTGGCGCCATCACCTATCTGGTCAGTGGCCTGATTGTGCTTGTCCCGATGCGCAAACGCCAGGAGTTCTAA
- a CDS encoding HpcH/HpaI aldolase/citrate lyase family protein codes for MPAPVNSFKIRLKAGGTQIGLWLGLGDPSVAELCSGIPFDWLLIDGEHGPNGLRDTLSQLRSIGSKTQIVVRTRDDNRAEIKQMLDIGAQTLLVPMIESGEQAKEVVRSAKYPPHGVRGVGAALARASAYNGISDYLQTANEQVCVLLQVESKAGLDALDDILAQEGVDGVFVGPADLAADLGYLGEPGAPEVQKIVNDTLKRIRAAGKAAGILTSDQSLAQGYKQLGVEFLAVGSDVGVLRAGLVALQKNFV; via the coding sequence ATGCCAGCTCCAGTGAACAGCTTTAAGATCCGCCTCAAAGCGGGGGGAACGCAAATCGGGCTCTGGCTCGGTCTGGGCGATCCATCTGTTGCAGAATTGTGCAGCGGCATCCCATTTGACTGGCTCCTGATTGATGGCGAGCATGGCCCCAATGGTCTGCGCGATACGCTCTCGCAACTTCGCTCGATCGGGTCAAAGACCCAGATTGTGGTGAGAACCCGAGATGACAATCGGGCAGAGATCAAACAGATGCTTGATATCGGCGCCCAGACCCTTCTTGTTCCCATGATCGAGAGCGGAGAACAGGCCAAAGAAGTTGTCCGCTCGGCGAAGTATCCACCGCATGGGGTGCGGGGAGTGGGGGCGGCTCTCGCCCGGGCTTCTGCCTACAATGGTATCTCTGACTATCTGCAGACAGCCAACGAACAGGTTTGTGTTCTGCTTCAGGTCGAGAGCAAAGCCGGGCTCGACGCCCTTGATGACATTCTTGCACAGGAAGGTGTCGACGGCGTTTTTGTGGGGCCAGCGGACCTCGCCGCAGATCTTGGATATTTGGGAGAACCGGGTGCTCCAGAGGTGCAGAAGATCGTCAACGACACGCTGAAGCGAATTCGGGCCGCAGGCAAAGCAGCTGGAATTTTGACTTCTGATCAATCGCTTGCTCAAGGCTATAAGCAACTGGGAGTGGAGTTTCTGGCTGTTGGTTCCGATGTCGGTGTCTTGCGCGCGGGGCTCGTCGCCTTGCAAAAGAATTTTGTTTGA
- the hpaH gene encoding 2-oxo-hept-4-ene-1,7-dioate hydratase has product MLSDHDIQTAAADLLEAERAREQIGLLSVRHPDITLDDAYAIQSAQMPHKQAQGRSIIGWKIGLTSKVMQDALGISTPDSGVLYDDMDFADGALISATRFIQPRIEAEIAFIMKAPLEGKVSREDVLAATDYVAPALEILDTRIARQDATTGQTRKIFDTVSDNAANGGIVLGKQRHEPEAYDLRWVGAILTKNDEVTATGLGAAVLNDPVMGIVWLAERMGQYGQRIEAGQVVLSGSFIAPIECPSGTRIEADYGQFGHVTVNFE; this is encoded by the coding sequence ATGCTGAGTGACCATGACATTCAAACCGCAGCAGCAGACTTGCTAGAGGCGGAGCGCGCACGGGAGCAGATCGGGTTGCTCTCTGTTCGGCATCCGGACATCACTCTGGATGATGCCTATGCAATCCAGTCTGCTCAAATGCCACACAAACAAGCGCAGGGCCGGTCCATCATCGGTTGGAAAATCGGACTGACATCCAAGGTCATGCAGGATGCTCTGGGGATTTCTACGCCGGACAGCGGTGTTCTGTATGACGATATGGATTTTGCCGATGGGGCTCTCATTTCTGCAACGCGTTTCATCCAGCCTCGCATTGAGGCGGAGATCGCCTTCATCATGAAGGCTCCGTTGGAAGGGAAAGTCAGCCGGGAGGATGTTCTGGCGGCTACAGATTATGTCGCTCCGGCGCTTGAAATTCTTGATACCCGGATCGCACGACAAGATGCCACCACCGGACAGACCAGAAAAATCTTCGATACGGTCTCAGATAATGCGGCCAATGGGGGCATCGTGTTGGGAAAACAGCGCCATGAACCTGAAGCGTATGACCTCAGGTGGGTGGGGGCGATCCTGACCAAGAATGACGAAGTCACGGCCACAGGCCTGGGGGCTGCGGTTCTGAATGATCCGGTTATGGGCATTGTCTGGCTCGCAGAGCGGATGGGGCAATATGGACAGCGGATCGAAGCCGGACAGGTCGTCTTGTCAGGGTCTTTTATCGCGCCCATCGAGTGCCCGTCTGGTACGCGCATTGAAGCCGACTATGGTCAATTCGGCCATGTCACAGTGAATTTCGAATGA
- a CDS encoding fumarylacetoacetate hydrolase family protein, whose protein sequence is MKSIPARVVAFRANGSDRYGLVADDGIIDLTPEFGARFGSLKEVIEAGALEEIIKAAEGRAASYREEDVDFLIPIGKPEKLICIGVNFPDRNAEYKDGQAIPSKPSMFIRFPRSFTGHGGNLVRPPESPQLDYEGEVTIVIGKGGRRIAEADAYDHIAALTLCNEGTIRDWVRHAKFNVTQGKNWDQSGAIGPWLVPFRSADQLDDIELVTRVNGEVRQQDRTSRMMFSFRYIVAYVSTFCTLVPGDVIVCGTPTGAGARFNPPIWLKPGDQIEVEAEGIGVLRNGVEDEQC, encoded by the coding sequence ATGAAATCAATTCCCGCTCGCGTTGTTGCCTTCCGTGCCAATGGTTCCGATCGCTACGGTCTTGTGGCTGATGACGGCATTATCGATTTGACGCCTGAGTTTGGTGCGCGCTTTGGGAGCCTCAAAGAGGTGATCGAGGCAGGCGCACTCGAAGAGATCATCAAGGCTGCCGAAGGGCGTGCCGCCAGCTATCGGGAAGAGGATGTCGACTTTCTTATTCCGATAGGAAAGCCGGAAAAGCTGATTTGCATCGGGGTCAATTTCCCCGACCGTAACGCGGAATACAAGGATGGGCAGGCGATCCCTTCCAAGCCTTCGATGTTCATCCGCTTTCCACGCAGCTTTACAGGGCACGGAGGTAATCTCGTTCGCCCACCGGAAAGTCCGCAGCTCGATTATGAGGGCGAAGTCACCATTGTGATCGGCAAAGGCGGCCGGCGGATCGCCGAAGCGGATGCCTATGACCATATCGCCGCGCTGACCTTGTGCAACGAGGGGACAATCCGCGACTGGGTGCGCCACGCCAAATTCAATGTCACCCAGGGCAAAAACTGGGATCAATCCGGAGCGATTGGGCCTTGGCTCGTTCCTTTCCGATCAGCAGACCAGCTTGACGACATTGAGTTGGTAACTAGGGTCAATGGCGAGGTTCGCCAACAGGACCGCACGTCCCGCATGATGTTCAGCTTCCGCTACATTGTCGCCTATGTATCGACCTTCTGCACACTGGTTCCCGGCGATGTCATCGTCTGCGGTACACCCACCGGAGCGGGAGCTCGTTTTAATCCGCCTATCTGGCTGAAGCCGGGAGATCAAATCGAGGTGGAAGCTGAGGGCATTGGCGTGCTTCGCAATGGCGTGGAGGATGAACAATGCTGA
- a CDS encoding NAD-dependent succinate-semialdehyde dehydrogenase: MMLKDPELLKQAALVGGRWIPADKTGIEVTNPATGETIGYVPCLGAAETEAAIKAADAAQKAWAARTAKERSVILRSWYDLMIENVDDLALILTLEQGKPLAEAKGEILYGASFIEWFAEEARRVYGDVIPGHAADKRIVVIKQPIGVVAAITPWNFPNAMITRKAGPALAAGCAMVLKPAEQTPFSAIALAVLAQRAGLPDGLLSVITGPAPAIGAVMTGSATVRKLTFTGSTPVGVELMRQCAPTVKKLALELGGNAPFIVFDDADLDAAVEGAIISKFRNNGQTCVCANRIYVQSGVYDAFAQKLAAKLSTLKVGNGLEQDTIFGPLIDENAIAKVEEHIADATGKGANLVCGGSAHPLGGTFFEPTVLTDVTQKMTIASEETFGPVAPLFRFEEDEDVVFMSNETEFGLASYFYTRDLARAWKVGEQLEYGMVGINTGLISTPEAPFGGIKSSGLGREGSRYGIEEFTEIKYLCFGGIA, from the coding sequence CTGATGCTCAAAGATCCAGAATTGCTCAAGCAGGCAGCGCTCGTAGGTGGGCGTTGGATTCCTGCTGACAAAACGGGAATAGAAGTCACCAACCCGGCGACGGGCGAGACCATAGGCTATGTGCCGTGCCTTGGTGCTGCCGAGACGGAGGCTGCCATCAAGGCGGCAGACGCTGCGCAGAAAGCATGGGCAGCCCGGACGGCCAAGGAACGATCCGTCATTTTGCGAAGCTGGTACGATCTCATGATCGAGAATGTCGATGATTTGGCGTTGATCCTGACGCTGGAACAGGGCAAGCCGCTGGCGGAAGCAAAGGGCGAGATCCTTTATGGTGCGTCTTTCATAGAGTGGTTCGCCGAGGAAGCGCGCAGGGTCTATGGCGATGTCATCCCCGGGCATGCCGCGGACAAGCGGATTGTTGTCATCAAGCAGCCGATTGGGGTCGTCGCTGCGATTACGCCTTGGAATTTTCCCAACGCCATGATCACCCGCAAGGCGGGCCCTGCGCTCGCTGCTGGATGTGCCATGGTGCTCAAACCGGCAGAACAGACACCTTTTTCCGCGATTGCTTTGGCCGTTCTGGCGCAACGCGCGGGGCTGCCCGATGGCTTGTTGTCCGTCATTACCGGCCCGGCGCCAGCCATCGGTGCGGTTATGACCGGCAGTGCAACTGTGCGCAAATTGACCTTTACCGGCTCAACGCCGGTGGGGGTGGAATTGATGCGACAGTGCGCACCAACGGTCAAGAAACTGGCCTTGGAGCTTGGGGGCAATGCTCCTTTCATCGTATTTGATGACGCAGATCTGGATGCTGCCGTTGAAGGGGCTATCATCTCGAAATTTCGGAACAATGGCCAAACCTGTGTCTGCGCCAATCGGATCTATGTCCAGTCCGGGGTCTATGATGCCTTTGCGCAAAAGCTCGCGGCAAAACTATCGACCCTGAAGGTTGGCAACGGTCTGGAGCAAGATACGATATTCGGACCATTGATTGACGAGAACGCCATAGCCAAGGTCGAAGAGCATATTGCGGATGCAACCGGCAAAGGTGCAAACCTTGTATGCGGCGGCTCTGCCCATCCGCTCGGAGGCACTTTTTTTGAGCCGACGGTTCTTACCGACGTGACGCAGAAAATGACCATTGCATCGGAGGAAACCTTCGGCCCGGTCGCCCCGCTGTTCCGCTTTGAAGAGGATGAAGATGTCGTCTTCATGTCCAATGAAACAGAGTTTGGTCTGGCTTCCTATTTCTATACCCGTGATCTGGCTCGTGCCTGGAAGGTCGGGGAGCAGCTTGAATATGGAATGGTCGGCATTAACACCGGTCTTATCTCGACACCTGAAGCGCCGTTCGGCGGCATCAAATCCTCTGGCCTCGGGCGGGAAGGCTCCCGCTATGGCATCGAGGAATTCACTGAAATCAAATATCTCTGCTTCGGCGGAATTGCCTGA
- the hpaD gene encoding 3,4-dihydroxyphenylacetate 2,3-dioxygenase, producing the protein MPIPAPNLYPPFNILRLSHVVFGVKDLSASRHFYVDTLGLQVTAETDDAIYLRALEERGHHCLVLSKAEKSEVQSLSFKVFAEEELDKAHDWFKQKGHPVEWVERDYQGRTLATVDNFGMPIEFYFKMDRLAPIHQKYELYKGVKPLRIDHFNCFSSSVDESVAFYNEIGFRVTEYTEDEDSGQLWAAWTHRKGGVHDIAFTNGLGPRLHHTAFWVPTPLNIIDLCDLMATTGYVSNIERGPGRHGISNAFFLYILDPDGHRIEIYCSDYQTVDPDLEAIKWDLKDPQRQTLWGAPAPRSWFEHGSLFDGLEPKQSDLAASPIIAP; encoded by the coding sequence ATGCCAATTCCAGCACCCAATCTATATCCACCCTTTAACATTCTACGCCTTAGCCATGTGGTCTTCGGGGTCAAGGATCTAAGCGCCAGCCGCCATTTCTATGTCGATACTCTCGGCCTGCAGGTAACGGCCGAGACCGATGATGCAATCTATCTGCGCGCTCTGGAAGAGCGAGGGCATCATTGTCTTGTTCTGAGCAAAGCGGAAAAAAGCGAAGTGCAAAGCCTGTCCTTCAAGGTGTTTGCCGAGGAAGAACTCGATAAGGCACATGATTGGTTCAAGCAGAAAGGCCATCCGGTTGAGTGGGTTGAGCGAGACTATCAGGGGCGCACGCTCGCGACGGTCGATAATTTCGGCATGCCGATCGAATTCTATTTCAAGATGGATCGACTTGCTCCCATCCATCAGAAATATGAGCTTTACAAGGGTGTGAAGCCGCTACGCATCGATCACTTCAACTGCTTTTCCTCTTCCGTTGATGAAAGCGTGGCTTTCTACAATGAAATTGGTTTTCGCGTGACCGAATATACCGAGGATGAAGACAGTGGCCAGCTGTGGGCGGCCTGGACACACCGCAAGGGCGGCGTGCATGACATTGCTTTCACCAATGGCTTGGGTCCGCGCTTGCACCACACAGCTTTTTGGGTTCCGACACCGCTCAACATCATCGATCTTTGCGATCTTATGGCAACCACTGGGTATGTGAGCAACATCGAGCGCGGGCCGGGACGTCACGGTATTTCCAATGCCTTCTTCCTCTATATTCTTGATCCGGATGGGCATCGCATTGAGATCTATTGCTCCGATTATCAGACGGTCGACCCCGATCTTGAAGCAATCAAGTGGGATTTGAAGGATCCGCAGCGTCAGACCCTGTGGGGGGCTCCGGCACCGCGTTCCTGGTTCGAGCATGGCTCGCTGTTTGATGGCCTTGAGCCCAAACAGAGCGATCTGGCAGCAAGCCCGATCATTGCTCCATGA